The following proteins are co-located in the Thermoleophilaceae bacterium genome:
- a CDS encoding nitronate monooxygenase encodes MSGGLLDRLGVELPVVQAGMGGGIARGELAAAVSEAGGLGTLGIMPADALAAELAKARQRTAKPLAINLLLNLARARHWEVAREADVVVTFWGRPERRSGNVWLHQCGSVEEARAAHAAGADGVIVQGVEAGGHVRGTTPALELLARTREALPDAYPLLLAGGIAEAADVRRALEAGAEAAVLGTRFLMSEESGARRAYKQRLMEARETVLTELFGLGWPDAPHRVLWNEAAERWLRADRRGPRWVRLANRTTGPLLARLPDSVQGSALKRQSAAVPFLSPQPATDQTPGNLLDSGPLYAGETVARIHDIRPAGELVRELAAAG; translated from the coding sequence TTGAGCGGCGGCCTGCTCGACCGGCTCGGCGTGGAGCTGCCCGTGGTGCAGGCGGGCATGGGCGGCGGGATCGCGCGTGGCGAGCTGGCCGCGGCGGTGTCCGAGGCGGGCGGGCTCGGCACGCTCGGCATCATGCCCGCCGACGCGCTGGCGGCCGAGCTGGCGAAGGCGCGGCAGAGGACGGCGAAGCCGCTGGCGATCAACCTCCTGCTCAACCTCGCGCGCGCGAGGCACTGGGAGGTGGCGCGCGAGGCCGACGTGGTGGTGACCTTCTGGGGCCGCCCGGAACGCCGCAGCGGCAACGTGTGGCTGCACCAGTGCGGCTCGGTGGAGGAGGCTCGCGCGGCGCACGCCGCCGGAGCCGACGGCGTGATCGTGCAGGGCGTGGAAGCCGGCGGTCACGTGCGCGGCACCACGCCGGCGCTCGAGCTCCTCGCCCGTACGCGCGAGGCGCTGCCGGACGCATACCCCCTGCTCCTCGCCGGCGGCATCGCCGAAGCCGCGGACGTGCGGCGCGCGCTCGAGGCGGGCGCCGAGGCCGCCGTGCTCGGCACGCGCTTCCTGATGAGCGAGGAGAGCGGCGCGCGGCGCGCCTACAAGCAGCGGCTGATGGAGGCGCGCGAGACGGTGCTCACCGAGCTGTTCGGTCTTGGCTGGCCTGACGCGCCGCACCGCGTGCTGTGGAACGAGGCCGCCGAGCGCTGGCTGCGCGCGGACCGCCGCGGGCCGCGCTGGGTGAGGCTCGCCAACCGCACCACCGGACCGCTGCTCGCGCGCCTGCCGGACTCCGTGCAGGGCTCAGCGCTCAAACGGCAGAGCGCGGCCGTGCCGTTTCTCTCGCCACAGCCGGCGACCGACCAGACGCCGGGCAACCTGCTCGACTCGGGACCCCTGTACGCGGGCGAGACCGTTGCGCGCATCCACGACATACGCCCGGCGGGCGAGCTCGTGCGGGAGCTGGCAGCGGCCGGTTAG
- a CDS encoding glutathione S-transferase N-terminal domain-containing protein, with product MTARLYVIPGSHPCECAEAALRLKRVDYRRVDLVPVIHKLVVRARFPGTTVPALEVEGERIVGSRAILRRLDAIRPEPRLYPEDPELRARVEDAEKWGDDLFQPLARRVAWALLSRDQDAMLSYSSEANLHMPQWFVRAGTRPVAAIATRFNRAGDENVRADLRSLPAHLDQIDRWMDEGVLGGHTPNAAELQIGSTILLLGTFADLAPLLAGRQCVRLGERGFAPPVGAVPAGTLPAAWLPQPSA from the coding sequence GTGACGGCGAGGCTGTACGTGATTCCGGGGTCGCACCCGTGCGAGTGCGCGGAGGCGGCGCTGCGGCTGAAGAGAGTGGACTACCGGCGGGTGGACCTGGTGCCGGTGATCCACAAGCTCGTGGTCCGCGCGCGCTTCCCCGGCACGACGGTTCCTGCACTCGAGGTGGAGGGCGAGCGCATCGTCGGCTCGCGCGCCATCCTGCGGCGCTTGGACGCGATCCGGCCCGAGCCGCGCCTCTACCCCGAGGACCCGGAGCTTCGCGCGCGTGTGGAGGATGCGGAGAAGTGGGGCGATGACCTGTTCCAGCCTCTCGCGCGGCGCGTGGCGTGGGCGCTCCTCAGCCGCGACCAGGACGCGATGCTGAGCTACTCGAGCGAGGCGAACCTGCACATGCCGCAGTGGTTCGTGAGGGCCGGCACGAGACCCGTGGCCGCGATCGCCACGCGCTTCAACCGCGCGGGTGACGAGAACGTGCGGGCGGACCTGCGGTCACTTCCCGCGCACCTCGACCAGATCGACCGCTGGATGGACGAGGGCGTGCTCGGTGGCCACACCCCGAATGCCGCCGAGCTCCAGATCGGGTCGACGATTCTCCTGCTCGGCACGTTTGCTGACCTGGCGCCGCTGCTGGCGGGGCGGCAGTGCGTGCGGCTCGGGGAGCGCGGCTTCGCTCCCCCGGTGGGGGCCGTCCCGGCGGGCACGCTTCCGGCGGCCTGGCTGCCGCAGCCGAGCGCCTGA
- a CDS encoding UTP--glucose-1-phosphate uridylyltransferase, translating to MADGLEQALDKMRADGAHEVAIANFRHYYERLAQGETGTIAEDEIEPAGDLPSADALPEPGEEGREALDRAVVIRLNGGLGTSMGMTGPKALLEVKDGLTFLDVIARQVLHMRQRYGIRLPLELMDSFRTRDESLKALESYPELQVGEPLDFLQGRVPKILADSLEPASWPDDPELEWAPPGHGELYTALVTSGTLEQLIEHGYEYAFVSNSDNLGAVLEPRILAWFAREQLPFAMEVLRRSPSDRKGGHIARRKGGGLVLRESAQVREGDEDAFQDITRHRFFNSNNLWLNLKTLARVLEEREGVLGLPMIVNRKTVDPSDSSSPAVYQLETAMGAAIDVFEGAAAIEVGRARFAPVKTTNDLLVVRSDAYELTDEAEMRLVRDEPPLVDLDPQHYKLIRHFDMHFPSGPPSLKECERLTVKGDVVFGANVVVRGSVSIEGDQRIDDGALLEG from the coding sequence ATGGCGGACGGCCTCGAACAGGCGCTCGACAAGATGCGCGCGGACGGCGCGCACGAGGTGGCGATCGCGAACTTCCGCCACTACTACGAGCGGCTCGCGCAGGGCGAGACCGGGACCATCGCGGAGGACGAGATCGAGCCGGCGGGCGACCTGCCTTCGGCCGATGCGCTCCCCGAGCCGGGCGAGGAGGGGCGCGAGGCGCTCGATCGCGCCGTGGTGATCCGGCTGAACGGCGGCCTCGGCACGAGCATGGGGATGACCGGTCCCAAGGCTCTGCTCGAGGTGAAGGACGGGCTCACCTTCCTCGACGTGATCGCACGGCAGGTGCTGCACATGCGCCAGCGCTACGGGATCAGGCTGCCGCTCGAGCTGATGGACAGCTTCCGTACGCGTGATGAGTCGCTGAAGGCGCTCGAGTCCTACCCGGAGTTGCAGGTGGGCGAGCCGCTCGACTTCCTCCAGGGCCGAGTGCCGAAGATCCTCGCCGACAGCCTCGAGCCCGCGAGCTGGCCCGACGATCCCGAGCTCGAATGGGCGCCGCCCGGTCACGGCGAGCTCTACACCGCTCTCGTCACGTCGGGAACGCTGGAGCAGCTGATCGAACATGGCTACGAGTACGCGTTCGTCTCGAACTCGGACAATCTCGGTGCCGTGCTCGAGCCGCGCATCCTCGCGTGGTTCGCGCGCGAGCAGCTTCCGTTTGCCATGGAGGTGCTGAGGCGCTCTCCCAGTGACCGCAAGGGCGGGCACATCGCGCGCCGCAAGGGGGGCGGGCTCGTGCTGCGCGAGTCTGCGCAGGTGCGCGAGGGTGACGAGGACGCGTTCCAGGACATCACCCGCCACCGCTTCTTCAACAGCAACAACCTGTGGCTGAACCTGAAGACGCTGGCGCGAGTGCTCGAGGAGCGGGAGGGCGTGCTCGGCCTGCCGATGATCGTGAACCGCAAGACCGTCGACCCGAGCGATTCGAGCTCGCCGGCCGTGTACCAGCTCGAGACGGCCATGGGCGCCGCGATCGACGTGTTCGAAGGCGCTGCGGCGATCGAGGTCGGACGGGCGCGCTTCGCTCCCGTGAAGACCACGAACGACCTCCTCGTGGTTCGCTCGGACGCCTACGAGCTCACGGACGAGGCCGAGATGCGCCTCGTCAGAGACGAGCCGCCTCTCGTGGACCTCGATCCCCAGCACTACAAGCTGATCCGCCACTTCGACATGCACTTCCCGTCGGGTCCGCCGTCGCTCAAGGAGTGCGAGAGGCTCACCGTCAAGGGCGACGTGGTGTTCGGCGCGAACGTGGTGGTGCGGGGTTCCGTGAGCATCGAGGGCGATCAGCGCATCGACGACGGCGCGCTGCTCGAGGGCTAG
- a CDS encoding glycosyl hydrolase family 8, whose amino-acid sequence MKTPRLLFAAVLSAAAICAFAVDSCGASAPKPQSPAEISANYFLSHYVDAHGRVIRYDQGNTTVSEGQAYAMLLAAAVGNREKFDRVWSWTQHNLRRSDGLFSYLWSNGRVTGREPAADADLDTARALAVAARRFNHPAFARQARTLARAIVRQETVSAGGKRLLVAGPWGRSAPYTVDPSYFSPNAFNTLARLGDRHVWRQVTESSYKVLNESRGGRPPLPPDWAKVNPNGGAYASAAPHSASGGPAPMRYGPDATRVLVRMAESCDPRAHRLAAAAWPFLRNATAGNRNPAFAYDLSGRPLTTNTNAVTLVAAAGAASASRDPRAAAKLLDRAQAFDGAHPSYYGDAWVALGRVMLQTHWLGSCP is encoded by the coding sequence ATGAAGACCCCACGACTCCTGTTCGCGGCCGTGCTCAGCGCCGCTGCCATCTGCGCGTTCGCGGTGGACAGCTGCGGCGCTTCTGCGCCGAAGCCGCAGAGCCCGGCCGAGATCTCCGCCAACTACTTCCTGTCGCACTACGTCGACGCGCACGGCCGCGTGATCCGCTACGACCAGGGCAACACGACCGTGAGCGAGGGCCAGGCATACGCGATGCTGCTGGCCGCCGCTGTGGGCAACCGCGAGAAGTTCGACCGCGTGTGGAGCTGGACGCAGCACAATCTGCGCCGCTCCGACGGGCTCTTCTCATACCTCTGGTCGAACGGCAGGGTGACCGGGCGGGAGCCGGCCGCCGATGCGGACCTCGACACGGCGCGAGCGCTCGCCGTGGCCGCGCGGCGTTTCAACCACCCGGCGTTCGCCCGCCAGGCGCGCACGCTCGCGAGGGCCATCGTGCGCCAGGAGACGGTCAGCGCGGGCGGCAAGCGCCTGCTCGTGGCCGGTCCCTGGGGCCGCTCGGCGCCCTACACCGTCGACCCGAGCTACTTCTCGCCCAACGCGTTCAACACGCTCGCGCGACTTGGTGACCGCCACGTGTGGCGCCAGGTGACGGAGTCGAGCTACAAGGTGCTGAACGAGTCGCGCGGAGGCCGGCCGCCGCTCCCGCCGGACTGGGCGAAGGTGAACCCGAACGGCGGCGCCTACGCGTCGGCCGCGCCGCACAGCGCCTCGGGCGGGCCGGCGCCAATGCGCTACGGGCCTGACGCCACGCGCGTGCTCGTTCGGATGGCGGAGAGCTGCGACCCTCGCGCGCACCGCCTCGCCGCGGCGGCCTGGCCGTTCCTGCGCAACGCCACGGCCGGCAACCGCAATCCCGCGTTCGCCTACGACCTCTCCGGGCGCCCGCTGACCACGAACACCAACGCGGTCACGCTCGTGGCCGCGGCGGGCGCGGCATCGGCCTCCCGCGATCCGCGTGCGGCGGCCAAGCTGCTCGACCGCGCGCAGGCGTTCGACGGCGCGCACCCGAGCTACTACGGCGACGCGTGGGTGGCGCTCGGGCGCGTCATGCTCCAGACGCACTGGCTCGGCTCCTGTCCATAA
- a CDS encoding glycosyltransferase, with product MRRDLRLSPPTWRPLPADWPRRRLRLILLVGLNLLLAFWYFSWLARPERIGMPLLFGLLIAAELFNLFQAVGFWWTGVRGRRWISVALPYPRWVDVDVFVPVYGEPAEIVEPTIEAATKMRGAEVQVWLLDDGASDEMEALAERHGARYLRRPRNHGAKAGNINNALRHSSAPYVVVLDSDHVPHETFLEKTLGHMCDRRVAFVQTPQYYANHDANPLASAAWAQQALFFGAIAHGKDGIGATFCCGTNVLFRREALEDIGGFPEESLTEDFELSIEMHSRGWKSAYVPEVLASGLGPEDMASYVSQQQRWARGCLSAFPKIVRTRLPLRLRLQYFLSAMYFLSGWTVLVYMSFPVVRILTGEQPLAAATANQFLLHFAPYFACALLTVAVAGGGAYTFGGFALAAANFWIHILSTLLTVTRRRGRFVVTPKKGVDGPQPRTVLPALVAVLVLLGVALYGLSKGHSPATLNNVAFAGLHVFVLMAGVWPALIGARAAGRAQRRERERERAAAEPTRSPVRRAA from the coding sequence ATGCGCCGCGACCTGAGGCTCAGCCCACCCACGTGGCGGCCGCTGCCGGCGGACTGGCCGCGCCGCCGCCTGCGCCTGATACTGCTGGTGGGGCTCAACCTGCTGCTCGCCTTCTGGTACTTCAGCTGGCTCGCGCGCCCTGAGCGCATCGGCATGCCGCTTCTGTTCGGCCTGCTCATAGCGGCCGAGCTGTTCAACCTGTTCCAGGCCGTTGGCTTCTGGTGGACGGGGGTGCGCGGACGGCGCTGGATATCGGTCGCGCTTCCGTACCCGCGCTGGGTCGACGTGGACGTGTTCGTGCCCGTGTACGGCGAACCCGCCGAGATCGTCGAGCCGACGATCGAGGCCGCCACCAAGATGCGCGGCGCCGAGGTGCAGGTGTGGCTGCTCGACGACGGCGCCAGCGACGAGATGGAGGCGCTCGCGGAGCGCCACGGCGCACGCTACCTGCGCCGCCCGCGCAACCACGGCGCGAAGGCCGGCAACATCAACAACGCCCTGCGGCACAGCAGCGCGCCATACGTGGTCGTGCTCGACTCGGATCACGTGCCGCACGAGACCTTCCTCGAGAAGACGCTCGGGCACATGTGCGACCGCCGCGTGGCGTTCGTGCAGACGCCGCAGTACTACGCGAACCACGACGCCAACCCGCTCGCGAGCGCGGCCTGGGCGCAGCAGGCGCTCTTCTTCGGCGCGATCGCGCACGGCAAGGACGGCATCGGCGCGACCTTCTGCTGCGGCACCAACGTGCTCTTCCGCCGCGAGGCGCTCGAGGACATCGGCGGCTTCCCCGAGGAGTCGCTCACCGAGGATTTCGAGCTCTCCATCGAGATGCACTCGCGCGGCTGGAAGAGCGCGTACGTGCCCGAGGTTCTGGCCAGCGGGCTCGGTCCAGAGGACATGGCGTCGTACGTGAGCCAGCAGCAGCGCTGGGCGCGCGGCTGCCTCTCGGCATTCCCGAAGATCGTCCGCACGCGCCTGCCGTTGCGGCTGCGGCTTCAGTACTTCCTGTCGGCGATGTACTTCCTGTCCGGCTGGACGGTGCTCGTGTACATGTCGTTCCCCGTGGTGAGGATCCTCACCGGGGAGCAGCCGCTCGCCGCCGCCACCGCGAACCAGTTCCTGCTCCACTTCGCGCCGTACTTCGCCTGCGCGCTGCTCACGGTGGCCGTGGCCGGCGGAGGCGCCTACACGTTCGGCGGCTTTGCGCTCGCCGCGGCCAACTTCTGGATCCACATCCTCTCCACCTTGCTGACCGTCACCCGGCGGCGCGGCCGCTTCGTGGTCACGCCGAAGAAGGGTGTGGACGGTCCGCAGCCGCGCACGGTGCTCCCCGCGCTCGTCGCGGTGCTCGTGCTCCTCGGTGTGGCGCTGTACGGCCTGTCGAAGGGCCACTCGCCCGCCACGCTCAACAACGTGGCCTTCGCCGGTCTGCACGTGTTCGTGCTGATGGCCGGCGTGTGGCCCGCGCTGATCGGCGCGCGCGCCGCGGGACGGGCGCAGCGGCGGGAGCGCGAGCGCGAGCGCGCGGCGGCAGAACCGACCCGATCCCCAGTGAGGAGGGCCGCATGA
- a CDS encoding glycosyltransferase family 39 protein, protein MTTAAYRDTTAPAASATVLGRGRAALAFAREQSFVATGQVLSGVGNLAFVLVMARVLAPRGFSQLAAFLAMYLLVHVPASSLSAGSALRPAINRHTRRRAVAAGALVGVILLAAAVPLAPVLDLPVALICVLAAAPPAAGLLALERGRLYGSGQLGRSVASLLVEPAVRLTAGIALALAIGPTGGAIGVIVAGYCALLVASRRRRRSHAPDVPGAVVPGASGEPPQTQPSEEERPAVRHAASASGWVVLAFLLLAVLQNQDVLFANALLPSGEAGRFAVLSTLGGISALASTTVPLVLLPRAARGERHALPVAVLVAATLGFGAVLALLIAPAHTIGAIFGNRYANLDTLAPLYLLAMALLGIARVFVAARCASGRARTMVLLLALVAAAHVGLILAMSGSARGVATATLSATVLLAIALAAGTVIPLPERTRRRARPTPFPRSQRRREQPEQPPQPVEQPLSSRLRTALPVLVLMGIGLALRLDVTRGIWVDEATSISQARMPFGQMIHNIRTTDVHPPGHHTILWLTIRLIGSSQLAVRIPSIIAGTLLIGALYLAGRELWDRRAGLVAAAVGTVAPFMVWYSQEARMYAFFMLFATLALWSQVRAVRRGGARNWALYAVFTAAMLWTQYFTILPILVQQLGFVAAAWHRRRERGELGRLLLGWGAAIAFVVVAFLPLWPILHDQLQAYKSRGSGALASAPSQAGAGVSQAGNTMSIYAVIANFIWAIWGYHSDQTMAAIAAMWPAGMLLALLTLGRGRSRVSLLVVGIAVIPAAILFVIGLHKRDLFEIRYFAAAVPALLLLFARVTTGWTASRLGRIALAVGLVATMAVGLADQQLNGTNPRRYDFEGALTRVQDEMRPGDVLVYEPGFLQPVISYYVPKLNKRPLDAGLPKASQPQMTTVRRVHHVRVRVRGHGHVHSRLVKKVVRVRVRQPAKPHGRVFLLASFLDKPQYASSTGAAIAKMEKALHRRLVQHFTLPQIKVWVFQ, encoded by the coding sequence ATGACCACCGCTGCGTACCGCGACACAACCGCCCCGGCGGCATCCGCGACCGTTCTCGGGCGCGGCCGTGCGGCGCTCGCGTTCGCCCGCGAGCAGAGCTTCGTGGCCACCGGGCAGGTGCTGTCGGGAGTCGGCAACCTCGCCTTCGTCCTCGTGATGGCGAGGGTGCTCGCGCCGCGCGGCTTCTCGCAGCTCGCCGCGTTCCTTGCGATGTACCTCCTCGTGCACGTGCCCGCTTCGAGCCTGAGCGCGGGTAGCGCGCTCCGGCCCGCGATCAACCGCCACACGCGTCGCCGCGCGGTCGCTGCGGGCGCGCTCGTGGGAGTGATCCTGCTCGCGGCCGCGGTGCCGCTCGCGCCGGTGCTCGACCTGCCGGTGGCGCTCATCTGCGTGCTCGCCGCGGCGCCGCCCGCAGCCGGCCTGCTCGCGCTCGAGCGCGGTCGCCTCTACGGCTCCGGCCAGCTCGGCCGCAGTGTCGCCTCGCTTCTTGTGGAGCCCGCCGTCCGGCTCACCGCCGGGATCGCGCTCGCGCTCGCCATCGGCCCCACCGGCGGCGCCATCGGCGTGATCGTGGCGGGTTACTGCGCGCTGCTCGTGGCTTCGCGGCGGCGCCGCCGCTCGCACGCACCTGACGTGCCAGGCGCCGTGGTGCCGGGCGCGTCCGGCGAGCCGCCGCAGACGCAGCCGTCGGAGGAAGAGCGGCCGGCGGTGCGCCACGCCGCCTCGGCGAGCGGCTGGGTGGTACTCGCGTTCCTGCTGCTCGCCGTGCTCCAGAACCAGGACGTGCTGTTTGCCAACGCGCTCCTCCCGTCCGGGGAGGCGGGCCGCTTCGCCGTGCTCTCCACGCTCGGCGGCATCTCCGCGCTCGCCAGCACCACGGTGCCCCTCGTGCTGCTTCCGCGCGCGGCGCGCGGCGAGCGTCACGCGCTGCCGGTGGCGGTGCTCGTGGCGGCCACCCTCGGCTTCGGCGCGGTGCTCGCGCTCCTCATCGCCCCCGCCCACACGATCGGCGCGATCTTCGGCAACCGCTATGCCAATCTGGACACCCTCGCGCCGCTGTACCTGCTCGCGATGGCGCTGCTGGGTATCGCGCGCGTGTTCGTGGCGGCCCGCTGCGCGAGCGGCCGGGCGCGGACGATGGTGCTGCTCCTCGCACTCGTGGCCGCCGCGCACGTGGGGCTGATCCTCGCGATGTCGGGCAGCGCCCGCGGTGTGGCCACCGCCACGCTCAGCGCCACCGTGCTGCTCGCAATCGCACTCGCTGCCGGCACCGTGATCCCGCTCCCCGAGCGCACGAGGCGCCGGGCGCGCCCCACGCCTTTCCCGCGCTCCCAGCGGCGCCGTGAGCAGCCGGAGCAGCCGCCTCAACCGGTCGAGCAGCCGCTCTCGAGCCGGTTGCGCACCGCGCTGCCGGTGCTCGTTCTGATGGGCATCGGCCTCGCGCTGCGGCTCGACGTGACGCGCGGCATCTGGGTGGACGAGGCCACTTCGATCTCGCAGGCGCGGATGCCGTTCGGGCAGATGATCCACAACATCCGCACGACGGACGTGCACCCGCCGGGGCACCACACAATCCTGTGGCTCACGATCCGGCTGATCGGGTCGAGCCAGCTCGCGGTGCGCATCCCGTCGATCATCGCGGGCACGCTGCTCATCGGCGCGCTGTATCTCGCCGGGCGCGAGCTGTGGGACCGCCGGGCGGGGCTCGTGGCCGCCGCGGTGGGCACTGTCGCGCCGTTCATGGTCTGGTACTCGCAGGAGGCGCGGATGTACGCGTTCTTCATGCTGTTCGCCACGCTGGCGCTCTGGTCTCAGGTGCGCGCGGTACGGCGCGGCGGCGCGCGCAATTGGGCCCTGTACGCCGTGTTCACGGCGGCGATGCTGTGGACCCAGTACTTCACGATCCTGCCGATCCTCGTGCAGCAGCTCGGCTTCGTGGCGGCGGCCTGGCACCGCCGCCGTGAGCGAGGAGAGCTCGGCAGGCTGTTGCTCGGCTGGGGCGCAGCGATCGCCTTCGTCGTCGTCGCGTTCCTGCCCCTGTGGCCGATCCTGCACGACCAGCTTCAGGCCTACAAGTCGCGTGGCTCAGGCGCACTCGCATCCGCGCCGTCGCAGGCGGGCGCCGGTGTGTCGCAGGCGGGCAACACGATGTCGATCTACGCCGTGATCGCGAACTTCATCTGGGCGATCTGGGGCTACCACTCGGACCAGACGATGGCCGCAATTGCCGCAATGTGGCCGGCGGGAATGCTGCTCGCCCTGCTCACGCTCGGACGCGGCCGTTCGCGTGTGTCGCTGCTGGTCGTGGGCATCGCGGTGATCCCCGCGGCGATCCTCTTCGTGATCGGGCTGCACAAGCGCGACCTCTTCGAGATCCGCTACTTCGCGGCCGCCGTGCCGGCTCTGCTCCTCCTGTTCGCCCGCGTGACCACAGGCTGGACCGCCAGCAGGCTCGGCCGCATCGCGCTCGCGGTGGGCCTCGTGGCGACCATGGCCGTCGGCCTCGCTGACCAGCAGCTCAACGGCACGAACCCCCGCCGCTACGACTTCGAGGGCGCGCTCACCCGGGTGCAGGACGAGATGCGGCCCGGTGACGTGCTCGTGTACGAGCCGGGATTCCTGCAGCCGGTGATCAGCTACTACGTGCCGAAGCTCAACAAGCGCCCGCTCGACGCTGGTCTGCCGAAGGCGTCGCAGCCGCAGATGACGACCGTGCGCCGCGTTCACCACGTACGCGTTCGGGTCAGGGGGCACGGTCACGTGCACAGCCGCCTGGTGAAGAAGGTCGTGCGCGTGCGCGTGCGCCAGCCGGCGAAGCCGCACGGCCGCGTGTTCCTGCTCGCGAGCTTCCTCGACAAGCCGCAGTACGCGTCGAGCACGGGCGCGGCGATAGCGAAGATGGAAAAGGCACTCCACCGCCGGCTCGTCCAGCACTTCACGCTGCCCCAGATCAAGGTGTGGGTGTTCCAGTGA
- a CDS encoding polysaccharide pyruvyl transferase family protein, translating into MPRVLLAGAFGQHNPGDEALLDAFVRGLPEWDHVATSSDPAHTRGRGIDAVPSWSAVKVAAATRRSDAVIFAGGTVFKELDPRVNRPPNDLLVKAVMLAAGSKAQGKPLAMVGLGVGSLPEGSPRVLARTLVRFPDLLVLRDEESAEALSHSGAPLPFRVGADPAWTLLDAPPESHENGSDSIVVALSSHCGGPDLADRLVEALAPLGEYRIKVQPWQVVGPTTDIPLAREIERRLPRVEILPPPHDLLDARELFSRAHMVLSLRFHALVAAASAGVPFVAMAHEPKLAGLARRLHQQAVRPEEAPARITEAVRDAGNGPAPRPAAVRAEIARAEESFRLTRLLLNRGRSPDAAEVSGLPLVPEPIAS; encoded by the coding sequence ATGCCACGCGTTCTCCTCGCCGGTGCCTTCGGGCAGCACAACCCCGGGGACGAGGCTCTGCTCGACGCATTCGTGCGCGGCCTCCCCGAGTGGGACCACGTGGCCACGAGCAGCGACCCCGCGCATACCCGCGGGCGCGGCATCGACGCCGTGCCGAGCTGGAGCGCCGTGAAGGTGGCCGCGGCCACGCGCCGCTCTGACGCCGTGATCTTTGCGGGGGGCACCGTGTTCAAGGAGCTCGACCCGCGCGTGAACCGGCCGCCGAACGACCTGCTCGTGAAGGCGGTCATGCTGGCGGCTGGGAGCAAGGCCCAGGGCAAGCCGCTGGCGATGGTCGGCCTTGGAGTGGGGAGCCTGCCCGAGGGCAGCCCGCGAGTGCTCGCGCGTACTCTCGTCCGCTTCCCCGACCTGCTCGTGCTGCGTGACGAGGAGTCGGCTGAGGCGCTCAGCCACAGCGGCGCGCCGCTGCCCTTCCGCGTGGGCGCCGATCCGGCGTGGACTCTGCTGGACGCGCCGCCCGAGTCGCACGAGAACGGCAGTGACTCGATCGTCGTCGCGCTCAGCAGCCACTGCGGCGGCCCGGACCTCGCCGACCGCCTGGTCGAGGCCCTGGCGCCGCTCGGTGAGTACCGGATCAAGGTGCAGCCCTGGCAGGTGGTCGGCCCCACCACCGACATCCCGCTGGCGCGTGAGATCGAGCGACGGCTGCCGCGAGTGGAGATCCTTCCGCCGCCTCACGATCTCCTGGACGCGCGCGAGCTCTTCTCGCGCGCGCACATGGTGCTGAGCCTGCGCTTCCACGCGCTCGTGGCGGCGGCTTCCGCCGGCGTCCCGTTCGTGGCGATGGCGCACGAGCCGAAGCTCGCGGGGCTCGCGCGTCGCCTGCACCAGCAGGCCGTGCGTCCCGAGGAGGCGCCCGCGCGGATTACGGAGGCGGTCCGTGACGCGGGTAATGGCCCGGCACCACGGCCGGCCGCGGTCCGTGCCGAGATCGCTCGCGCCGAGGAGTCGTTCCGCCTCACCAGGCTGCTGCTCAACCGCGGCCGCTCGCCCGACGCCGCGGAGGTCTCAGGACTGCCGCTCGTTCCCGAACCGATCGCGTCATGA